One genomic segment of Centropristis striata isolate RG_2023a ecotype Rhode Island chromosome 13, C.striata_1.0, whole genome shotgun sequence includes these proteins:
- the snrnp25 gene encoding U11/U12 small nuclear ribonucleoprotein 25 kDa protein, which yields MMEEQREESAGREMSVKAEEEEKENLAALDAEEEDEEALPHSEILDIFEEGLARLVQDPLLCDLPIQVTLEEVNSQIALEYGQAMTVRVVKADGEIMPIVVVQNATVLDLKKAIRRFMELKQQREGGVKYISWRYVWRTYLLVFQGEKLEDDKMRLKDYGIRNRDEVTFMKRLRKK from the exons ATgatggaggagcagagggaggagagtGCTGGAAGGGAAATGTCTGTAAAAgctgaagaggaggaaaaggagaaccTGGCAGCTTTAGACgcggaggaggaagatgaggaggctCTTCCTCACTCAGAAATTCTGGATATTTTCGAGGAGGGACTTGCTCGACTCGTGCAGGACCCTTTACTCTGTGATCTACCAATTCAG GTGACTCTGGAGGAGGTAAATTCTCAGATTGCTTTGGAGTACGGCCAGGCGATGACTGTGAGGGTTGTAAAAGCAGATGGCGAGATAATGC CCATAGTGGTGGTGCAAAATGCCACTGTCCTTGATCTGAAGAAGGCCATTCGCAGATTCATGGAGCTCAAACAACAACGTGAAGGCGGAGTGAAATATATCAGCTG GCGATATGTTTGGAGAACGTATCTACTAGTATTTCAAGGGGAAAAGCTTGAAGATGACAAGATGAGGCTTAAAGA CTACGGGATCAGGAACAGGGATGAAGTGACGTTCATGAAGAGACTCAGGAAAAAGTAA
- the LOC131983342 gene encoding uncharacterized protein LOC131983342 isoform X2 codes for MTSSHSELKNISAELNRLSLKKQQLLERKKMLSVILELGNRKVKFEQTEAADSYHRETESIDDQLKQLTERELELQKSRETILGASNKSSLKKVSIASTQETEPNNPNYNVFYVEPPPNVPAPTVILDVDNLPACPCRTQCPQCREFVMTETFTSVSSITWLVCFMTALVGCVAGCCLIPFCMEKFKSTTHRCPKCRTSIKKIKKL; via the exons ATGACTTCTTCACACAGCGAGCTGAAGAACATATCTGCAGAACTGAATCGTCTTTCACTCAAGAAACAACAATTActggaaaggaaaaaaatgctgagCGTAATTCTGGAGCTGGGGAATCGAAAAGTTAAATTTGAACAAACAG AGGCGGCAGACTCATATCACCGCGAGACTGAAAGCATTGATGACCAACTGAAACAACTGACAGAAAGGGAGTTGGAGCTCCAAAAAAGCCGCGAGACCATCCTCGGTGCCAGTAATAAGAGTAGTTTGAAAA aGGTCAGTATCGCCTCCACTCAGGAGACTGAGCCCAATAATCCAAACTATAATGTTTTCTACGTTGAGCCTCCACCTAATGTCCCTG CTCCAACAGTGATTTTGGATGTGGATAACCTTCCAGCTTGTCCATGCAGGACACAGTGTCCACAGTGTCGGGAGTTCGTCATGACGGAGACCTTTACCTCTGTGAGCAGCATCACCTGGCTGGTGTGCTTCATGACAGCTTTGGTTGG GTGCGTGGCTGGTTGTTGCCTCATTCCCTTCTGCATGGAAAAGTTTAAATCTACCACACACAGATGTCCCAAGTGTCGAACGTCaatcaaaaagataaaaaagctCTGA
- the LOC131983342 gene encoding uncharacterized protein LOC131983342 isoform X1 translates to MTSSHSELKNISAELNRLSLKKQQLLERKKMLSVILELGNRKVKFEQTEAADSYHRETESIDDQLKQLTERELELQKSRETILGASNKSSLKKVSIASTQETEPNNPNYNVFYVEPPPNVPAPTVILDVDNLPACPCRTQCPQCREFVMTETFTSVSSITWLVCFMTALVGYETIPLILVKYLHEIISTLCCLFLFMQLMLQSLAYILTGLFAFHFVAVPLLQVRGWLLPHSLLHGKV, encoded by the exons ATGACTTCTTCACACAGCGAGCTGAAGAACATATCTGCAGAACTGAATCGTCTTTCACTCAAGAAACAACAATTActggaaaggaaaaaaatgctgagCGTAATTCTGGAGCTGGGGAATCGAAAAGTTAAATTTGAACAAACAG AGGCGGCAGACTCATATCACCGCGAGACTGAAAGCATTGATGACCAACTGAAACAACTGACAGAAAGGGAGTTGGAGCTCCAAAAAAGCCGCGAGACCATCCTCGGTGCCAGTAATAAGAGTAGTTTGAAAA aGGTCAGTATCGCCTCCACTCAGGAGACTGAGCCCAATAATCCAAACTATAATGTTTTCTACGTTGAGCCTCCACCTAATGTCCCTG CTCCAACAGTGATTTTGGATGTGGATAACCTTCCAGCTTGTCCATGCAGGACACAGTGTCCACAGTGTCGGGAGTTCGTCATGACGGAGACCTTTACCTCTGTGAGCAGCATCACCTGGCTGGTGTGCTTCATGACAGCTTTGGTTGGGTATGAAACTATTCCCTTGATCCTAGTGAAATATTTGCATGAGATTATAAGCACGCTTTgttgtctgtttctgtttatgCAGCTGATGTTACAGTCATTGGCATATATCCTTACAGGTTTGtttgcatttcattttgttGCTGTTCCTCTTTTGCAGGTGCGTGGCTGGTTGTTGCCTCATTCCCTTCTGCATGGAAAAGTTTAA
- the polr3k gene encoding DNA-directed RNA polymerase III subunit RPC10 — translation MLLFCPTCGNVLIVEEGQKCMRFACNTCPYVHNITRKVNNRKYPKLKEVDDVLGGAAAWENVDSTPETCPKCGHLRAYFMQIQTRSADEPMTTFYKCCNAPCGHRWRD, via the exons ATGCTTCTTTTTTGTCCGACCTGCGGAAATGTTTTAATTGTCGAGGAAGGACAGAAGTGCATGAGATTCGCCTGCAACACCTGTCCGTATGTACACAACATCACAAGAAAG GTAAATAACAGGAAATATCCGAAGCTGAAAGAGGTGGATGATGTTCTTGGTGGCGCTGCAGCCTGGGAAAACGTGGACTCAACTCCTG AAACCTGTCCCAAGTGTGGGCATCTTCGGGCGTATTTCATGCAGATTCAGACCAGATCAGCTGATGAACCGATGACGACTTTCTACAAATGTTGCAACGCTCCGTGTGGACATCGATGGAGAGACTGA
- the cdip1 gene encoding cell death-inducing p53-target protein 1 has product MSSDPPPPYPGGPSAPLIEEKNGQPVTAPIRHPPIQGQPLPPDYGPPPYEGPHPGFLPPHVPGEGPMPMPMPLPQGGPYPPPPGHFPHPMPGQMGPGPSHFVHMGGHTATVLAPPGAATTVTVLQGEMFQTSPVQTVCPHCQQAIITRISHDVGLMNTLFCLFCFFVGCDLGCCLIPCLIDDLKDVTHTCPYCKGYIYTYKRIC; this is encoded by the exons ATGTCCAGTGATCCTCCTCCTCCGTACCCTGGAGGCCCCAGTGCCCCACTCATTGAGGAGAAGAATGGACAACCAG taaCGGCTCCTATAAGACATCCTCCTATACAGGGACAGCCCTTGCCTCCAGACTATGGTCCTCCACCCTACGAGGGCCCGCACCCAGGCTTCCTTCCCCCACATGTTCCTGGAGAAGGGCCCATGCCTATGCCAATGCCTCTACCACAAG GTGGCCCCTACCCACCTCCGCCCGGTCACTTTCCGCACCCGATGCCAGGACAGATGGGCCCTGGTCCCAGTCACTTTGTCCACATGGGAGGTCACACAGCGACCGTCCTGGCTCCTCCAGGAGCAGCCACCACTGTGACCGTACTGCAGGGGGAAATGTTCCAGACCTCACCGGTGCAGACGGTGTGTCCGCACTGTCAGCAGGCAATCATCACCCGCATCTCCCACGATGTCGGACTCATGAACACACTCTTCTGCCTCTTCTGCTTCTTTGTAGG GTGTGACCTCGGCTGCTGCTTGATTCCCTGTCTGATTGATGACCTCAAGGATGTGACACACACCTGCCCTTACTGTAAGGGCTACATTTACACATACAAGCGTATATGCTAA